ATCGGCAATCTTCTTCACACCCAAGAAGCCAACCCAGATGCCCGCAGGGGTGGCGAGGCTAGAAGGCAGACCGAAATACTCCAGCACAGCGATCAGGCTGGTCGTGAGCAGCATGCAGATCGTGGCCTCAAGTAGCGCCTGGCGCCGAGTGCCACCGCCATAGATGATCCTTAGCGCAGCCATCACAGCGGAAGCCACTGCTGCATAGATCGTTGGCGAGTGCTGGCTCAGCCAGGCGAGCACAATCACCCAGGTGTCTGGCTTATCTGGCATCGAAGACATCTCAGGTTCCTCCCTTTCGGGAAGTGAATAGATCAGCTCAGCAGCACACCCAGCTCGGAGCGATGGGTGTGGTGGAGCCGAAAACGAAAAAGCCCCGCTCAAGGGCGGGGCTCAAAAATTTGACTTTAGGGAGGGGTTAGATTCGACCTGCTTCCAATGTCACATCAATAACTGCTTTTCTAGAAGTATCGTATATGCAGGCGTATCGATGGCGCAGGAAGTTCCCGAAACCATTCTGCATTTTGATCTCATCACCATAATAGGTGATTGAAACCTTCTTCTTGTCACTCCATGCAAGCTTGGTAAAGACCGGGGCGGTTATGCCATCCG
The Pseudomonas poae DNA segment above includes these coding regions:
- a CDS encoding phage holin, lambda family, producing the protein MSSMPDKPDTWVIVLAWLSQHSPTIYAAVASAVMAALRIIYGGGTRRQALLEATICMLLTTSLIAVLEYFGLPSSLATPAGIWVGFLGVKKIADIADRVADFKLPKRNADQ